The following are encoded in a window of Rosa chinensis cultivar Old Blush chromosome 4, RchiOBHm-V2, whole genome shotgun sequence genomic DNA:
- the LOC112196843 gene encoding probable alpha,alpha-trehalose-phosphate synthase [UDP-forming] 11 — translation MLSRSCFDLLNLDPIDDFRAVSRIPRVMQASGFISEFDNNSDDRSGGSSSSDNNNNNNNNVVSSVSQERRIIVSNHLPIRAFRDEDETNKWRFEYDHDSLVLQLKDGGFGADVEVLYVGCLNGVEIDPCDQDDVAFVLLHEFRCVPCFLPTEVVNKFYHGFCKHYLWPLFHYMLPMSASHGARFDRTLWQAYVSANKAFADRIIEVLNPDEDYVWIHDYHLMVLPTFLRKRYYRVKLGFFLHSPFPSSEIYRTIPVREEILRALLNCDLVGFHIFDYARHFLSCCSRMLGLHYEFKRGYMGLEYYGRIVSIKMLPVGIHMGQLQSVLSLDDTAKKVKVLKEKYEGKIVILGVDDLDLFKGISLKFLAMKQLLEEHQSLRGKVVMVQITNPARSRGKDVQEVLNETSAIAKEINDKYGQPGYQPLVVIDGPVTTQDKAAYYAISECCLVNAVRDGMNLVPYTYTVCRQGSSVLDKVLEIGDEAADTTPKPKKSVIIVSEFIGCSPSLSGAIRVNPWNIDAVSDAMNLVITMSEEEKRLRHDKHYKYISSHDVAYWARSFDQDLERACREHYRRRCWGIGLGLGFRVVALGPNFRKLSVDHIAYAYRNTSSRLILLDYDGTMTPQASVDKAPSSEVISVLNCLCSDTKNIVFIVSGRGKDSLSKWFSQCEKLGLSAEHGYFTRWTKDSPWKTCSLTMDFSWKKIVLPIMEPYTEATDGSFIEEKDSALVWHHQDADPHFGSSQAKELLDHLESVLVNEPVVVKRGQHIVEVKPLDVNKGIVVEELISTMRNRLKSPDFLLCIGDDRSDEDMFKSIMYPESSPSLPAIAEVFACTVGQKPSMAKYYLDDTVDVIKLLQGLASASAQPKSGPQFPEAFEVFI, via the exons ATGCTCTCGAGATCTTGCTTTGATTTGCTGAATTTGGACCCCATTGACGATTTCCGGGCCGTCAGTCGGATCCCCAGAGTCATGCAAGCCTCCGGCTTCATCTCCGAGTTCGACAACAACTCCGACGACCGTTCCGGCGGCTCATCCTCATccgacaacaacaacaacaacaacaacaacgttGTTTCCTCTGTCTCGCAGGAACGAAGAATCATCGTCTCCAACCACTTGCCAATACGCGCGTTTCGAGACGAAGACGAAACCAACAAGTGGCGTTTCGAATACGACCACGACAGCTTGGTCCTCCAACTCAAAGACGGCGGCTTTGGCGCGGACGTCGAGGTCTTGTACGTGGGTTGCTTAAACGGAGTCGAGATCGACCCCTGCGATCAAGACGACGTCGCATTTGTCCTCCTCCACGAGTTCCGCTGCGTGCCGTGTTTTCTACCGACGGAAGTCGTCAACAAGTTTTATCACGGCTTCTGTAAGCACTATCTTTGGCCTCTGTTTCACTACATGCTGCCCATGTCAGCCAGCCACGGTGCACGCTTCGACCGTACACTCTGGCAGGCCTACGTGTCGGCCAACAAGGCCTTCGCCGATAGAATCATAGAGGTTCTAAACCCGGATGAGGACTACGTTTGGATCCATGATTACCATCTGATGGTTTTGCCTACTTTCTTGAGGAAAAGGTACTACCGCGTCAAGCTTGGTTTCTTTCTGCATAGTCCTTTTCCGTCGTCGGAGATTTACCGGACGATTCCGGTCCGGGAAGAGATTCTGAGGGCTCTGTTGAATTGTGATCTTGTTGGGTTTCATATATTTGATTATGCGAGGCACTTCTTGTCTTGCTGTAGCAGAATGCTGGGTCTTCATTACGAGTTCAAAAGAGGGTACATGGGTTTGGAGTATTATGGTCGAATAGTGAGTATTAAGATGTTGCCTGTGGGGATTCATATGGGTCAGCTTCAGTCTGTTTTGTCGCTTGATGATACTGCCAAGAAAGTGAAGGTGCTGAAGGAAAAGTATGAGGGGAAGATTGTGATTTTGGGGGTGGATGATTTGGACTTGTTTAAGGGGATTAGTTTGAAGTTTCTGGCAATGAAGCAGCTTTTGGAAGAGCATCAGAGCTTGAGGGGGAAGGTGGTTATGGTGCAGATAACAAACCCAGCACGAAGCCGGGGCAAGGATGTGCAGGAGGTTCTGAATGAGACCAGTGCTATTGCAAAAGAGATCAATGACAAGTATGGCCAACCCGGGTATCAGCCCCTTGTTGTCATCGATGGACCTGTGACGACGCAAGACAAAGCTGCATATTATGCCATTTCGGAGTGCTGTTTGGTTAATGCTGTGAGGGATGGGATGAATTTGGTGCCTTACACGTACACTGTTTGTAGGCAGGGGAGCTCTGTTTTGGACAAGGTGTTGGAGATTGGTGATGAGGCAGCAGATACGACACCTAAACCGAAAAAGAGTGTGATCATTGTCTCTGAATTTATTGGCTGTTCTCCGTCTCTTAGTGGCGCAATCCGTGTCAATCCCTGGAACATTGATGCTGTCTCTGATGCCATGAATTTGGTCATCACAATGTCGGAGGAAGAGAAGCGTCTTCGCCATGACAAACATTACAAGTATATCAGCTCTCATGATGTTGCTTATTGGGCTCGGAGTTTTGATCAAGATCTTGAGAGAGCTTGCAGAGAGCATTATCGGAGGAGATGCTGGGGCATCGGTTTAGGTTTGGGATTCAGAGTTGTAGCTTTGGGACCCAACTTCAGGAAGCTTTCTGTGGATCACATTGCCTATGCTTACAGAAATACAAGTAGCCGGCTCATCTTATTGGACTATGACGGCACTATGACACCTCAGGCTTCAGTGGACAAAGCTCCAAGCAGTGAAGTTATTTCGGTCTTGAATTGCTTATGCAGTGATACGAAAAACATTGTTTTCATTGTGAGTGGCAGAGGGAAGGATTCTCTCAGCAAGTGGTTTTCGCAGTGTGAGAAACTAGGTTTATCAGCAGAGCATGGTTACTTCACCAG GTGGACTAAAGATTCTCCTTGGAAGACTTGCTCCTTGACAATGGATTTCAGTTGGAAGAAGATTGTGCTGCCTATTATGGAGCCTTACACAGAAGCAACCGATGGTTCTTTTATAGAAGAGAAAGACAGTGCACTGGTCTGGCATCATCAAGATGCTGATCCTCATTTCGGCTCATCCCAGGCTAAAGAGCTGCTTGATCACCTAGAGAGTGTGCTTGTCAATGAGCCGGTTGTAGTTAAAAGAGGCCAACACATTGTGGAAGTGAAACCACTG GATGTGAACAAAGGTATAGTTGTGGAGGAGCTCATCTCCACTATGCGAAATAGGTTGAAGTCACCAGATTTCTTGTTATGCATAGGGGATGATCGCTCAGATGAGGATATGTTTAAGAGCATCATGTATCCCGAATCAAGTCCGTCCTTGCCAGCCATTGCAGAAGTCTTTGCTTGCACTGTTGGTCAAAAACCAAGCATGGCAAAATACTATCTGGATGATACAGTTGATGTCATCAAGTTGCTTCAAGGCCTCGCTTCGGCATCGGCACAACCAAAGTCTGGACCGCAGTTTCCGGAAGCATTTGAAGTGTTCATTTGA